CAGATTCTACCGCCAAAGAATGGGTTGAAGAATACATTAAAGGAAAACGGGAAAGATAAATGAAGACTAGACGTCCCATTCATAACCAAAAATCAAATAAATTGCGATAATACTATTTACAAAGCCTAAATGGTGAAGTGTATGCCTAAAGAAGTGAAGGATATAGACGAATTCGTTGAGCTTTCCGAAAGAGCTGAATACTGCGCAGTTAAACGTCTCAAAGACTGTGTAAAACTGAAACTCAGAACGCGAAAGTACCTTTACACTTTGAAGGTTGACCCGTTAAAGGCTGAAGAAGTAATTAAAAAGATGAGATGCGAAATAATAGAAGTTTAGCTGATTTTGCAATTTAAAAAAGGTTAGAAAGGTAGAGTAGAGTTAGGCCAAGAACTATTGGAATTGGTAGTCCTGGAAACATCCCCTTCTTCTCAAGCATTTTAAACGCAATGTAAGAGCCGGCTAGGATTCCTATGAAAGCAAATAGGCATGCCTTCCATCCGAACGAGATTAGTGCATGGGAAATCAACATGGAATAGAAGGTTAAATCTCCAAGTCCAACATGTACGTCCTTAAAGCTGAAGGTTACTCCCGGCAAGTTTTCGAGCCCATGCGAGGCTATTTTCCCAACTGGCCCATAATAGACCGCTATTACATCATAAACTGCAAGTAAAAGCAGAATAAAGACAGCGCTTAAAGTAGGAACAGTGATTCCAAGGAACGCCCCTAAACTTCCACCTATTAAAAGAATAATTAAGTTAGTTACCGTTCCTCCGCTCAGAAAAATGAAATAGTCAACTATGAAAACGCTGAGGATGCCTAAAGCCAGTAAAGGCCAAATACCAACATCCCAGCCTAGAGAAATGAAAAATAAATCGAAATACAACATGGAAAGCGTAAATGCGATGGCTGAAACTGCAAACCCTATTATAAGGCGAATTCCAAAACGAATCTTTCTCTTTAAGAGAAAATACATTAAGTATGCTCCTATGGCCACTAAAATAACGAAGTAAAGTGCGTTAGAAACTGAGCCAAGCCCGGTTTCAGGCATTATTGTTATGGATGGAACCTCAACATTTGCGTTCAAGAATAATGTTGAACAGACAAGTCCTACGATGAGGCTTGCAGTTATGGGAACCAAATAGACAGGGCTTGCCTTGAATACTTTTCTTTTATCCTTTTCACTCAAACTTTCAACCTCTAATCTTTCTTTCAATTATCTTTTGGCATTCTTTACAGAAAGTTGCCCCTTTCCTGTCAGTATCTAGTATAGAGTTTGAGAAGAACATTACGCAATGTGGGTTTTTGCAGTGGCTCAGTCCCAGTGTGTGACCAAGTTCGTGGACAGCCTCTTTTAATGTTCTTTCTAGGAATAGCTTCATATCTGGTGTTTGTCCATAAAATTCTGGTTTCAGTCGGAAGAGGGATATTAACGCAGCTTTTCCTGGGCATTCTGCCTGGCCGAAGACAAAATTTAGCTGAGGAACATAAAGGTCTGCTTCTGTTATTCCTAAAACGCGGTTATAGGTCGTTTTCTCCGATAACTTTTTGACTTCAGTTAAAATTATGCTTGAATGATACTGTCTTCTCATGCTGTTGTAGGATTTTTCCGGGATGGGAATTGTTTTGGGAATTATTTCGCATTCTGTTTTTGGGAAAATTTTGGGAAGGTTTTCTTTAACATGACTTAAAGCTTGATTTTCAACTTGCCCTATTCTTAATATTCCAACCTTCAAGGTTTTTCCCTTAAATTTTCAGGGTTTCTCCGGCTTCTGGAGCTGAAGCTTCTAATCCAATATTTTCACGTATCCAGTTTGCAAACATTTCGCAATTTCCCTCAGCTCCATGCACCACGAAAACCTTGGGGTTTCCTTCAAGTTTTTTGATGGTTTCTTTTAGTTCGGATGCTCCAGCATGGGATGAAAAATCGAAGTGTCGAACTTCGGCTTTTACTTTCTGAACTTTTCCATCTATAACGCACATTCCCTTTTCGAGAAGTTCCCTGCCCGGGGTTCCCGGTATCTGGTAGCTTACTAAGAAGACTGCATTGTGGGATTTTTTGCCGACTTTTTGAATGTAGAACGCTGCGGGGCCTCCTTTAAGCATTCCAGCTGGAGAAACTATTACCCCCGGCTTTTTTGTGGCTTTTCTTCTGTCCTTCCAGCCTTCAACCCAGTTGGCCATGTGAACGGCGTCTAAAAATAGCCTTGGGTCTCTTAGAAACTTTGTGTTATTCATCATTATTCTGCATACTTCCCTTGCCATCCCGTCTAGTGTGACTGAATATTCAAAATGGTGGGCTGCCAATATGCATAGAATTTCTTGAGCCCGTCCAACACTAAAGGCTGGAACGAGTGCTGTTCCACCTCTTTCAACGACCTCAGTGACGGCGTTTACAAATTCCTTTTCCATCTGAGCTCGGTCTGGATGGTCCTCATCAGCGTAGGTGCTTTCAATTATTACTACGTCTAATTCTCCGTAGTTTTGGTCTGCTCCGTCTAAAAGTCTTGTTTTACGTGGGTTAAAATCGCTTGTGTAGAGGATGCGTTTGTCTTTGACTTCTAAAAGAATTTGGGCGCTTCCGGGAACATGTCCAGCATTTAACAGTTGAAATTTTATATCTCCGATTTCCCTTTCCTTTCTATACTTGAGGTTTCTGCAGCTTCTCAGCATGGTTTTTAGCTCTAGATACTCATAGGGCAGATAGTAGCCGCTAAGGTGGATAAAGTCTTCAATTAGGACTTGGGTTAGCTCAAATGTGAGTTTTGTTCCGTAAACTGGCTTTTTCTCATGTATATGGTATATCGGAATTGCCCCTGAATGGTCTAGGTGACAATGAGTTAGAATTATTGCATCAACTTCTTTTGGTGGTACATGCATGGGGAAACCTGGTTCATGGTTAATCATCACTCCGTAATCTAGCAAGACCTGTGCCTTAGCAGTTTTCACCGCTATGGCTGCCCTTCCAACCTCATTTGTCGCACCGAGGAAACCGATTTTTAACGGTATCGTTTTCACCTTCCGTAATACTCAATTGCTACGTAACCCTAATATTTAAACTCATAACCTTTTAAATCTCCAGTTTTAACTAAACCATTTTTTATAGCCTTCAAAACAGAATTCAAATCTGGATTTGCATAAACTTCTGTATAGACCCTAAAAAGTTGATCAGGCCTATGGGCGTCTGTTCCAGCAACTCCTGGTAAGTTCATTTCCTGTGCAAGCCTTTTGGCGAGTTCGTTTTCGAAGCGTGAAGCCCTAAAGTTTAGAACTTCAACTGCGTCGACATCTAAGTTTTTGGCAAAGTCGCCTAATCCACAAACCCGATAAGGGTGAGGAACAATAAGCAAGGCTTCTCTCTCCCTTGCAAAATCGACGAGGCTTTCCGCCCTTAATGGGTAAGGAGGCTTTTCTTCAACTCCTAAAACGATGAGGTGTCCTTCAACAGTGCTTACTTCTATTCCTGGAATTATCAAGAGTTCACCGTAGGCTTTGGCAAGTTTTTTGACACGTCTATAGCCTTCAAGTGTGTCATGATCTGTGACGGCTACAGCTCTTACCGTAGAGTTGGCATTTAATAGTTCAACTAATAGTTTGGGGTTTATTGTAGAATCTCCAGAGTAAACTGTGTGAACGTGTAGGTCTATTCTTATCATTGGGCATCTCTGCCTTCAAGCATAACATTTGCAACTAATTCGGCCAGGTCTTCAGCTGTCTTCTTTGTCCACTCCTTAGTTTTAACTGTGAAAAGCGAAATTCCCTTCTTTTCGCATATACTAGTGCAAGAAGACTCAATCTTACCTTTCCACTCTTCTACATTCTCCAATAAGAATATTCTCTCATAATTTGTTCTTTTTAGAAATTCTGCAACTTGCTTGGCAACATAATCTAATGTTTCTTCATCTAACGGAAAGGCTAATTCGTTCTGCGAGAGAGGATAAACTTCATCAAGCTCGTTGGGAACGACGCCGAACGGAGCGGCATAAGTGCAAATATGTAAAAGCTTTATTTTTTCACCCAATTTCCTCTTTAGAGCTTTCGAAAAAGTTTTTTGTTCCTTCGACTTGTGAAACGGTTTCTCTCTAGTTTGAGGAAGTAAAACTAAAATTTTTGTTTCTTTTGGCGGAGAATAGTTTTCCGCAAGTCTTTTTCTATATCTGACTATTTCCGGCCGGTTTAAGTCAAAGTGGCTAAAGAAGAAAAGTCCGCTTCTTTTGATAATTGGCGAGTGTCTTTCTATAAACTCAGCGTATTTTCCTATTCTTTTTAGGGCTTGAAGTAGCGCTGGATGACTTTGGCAGCGCATTTCTAAATGTTCCCAGAGCCTCCCCTCAACTATTGCTTGTTTAATCTTCCTTATTTCCTCAAAGCAGACGTAAAGATTGTGTTCAGCTAGAAGTTTTTCCCGCTCTTTCTTCGGCGTTTCCTTCAAACTTTTCGCATCATACTTCGTACATACTGGACATGAGCACGGAAGCCAACTAAGCTTCTCAAGCCTGAAGGTTCCATACTCCGTTAAGTAGCGGTCTTCCCTTGCATAAATTGCGTAGGCGGCGGAATCAAACATGTCGCATCCTAGGGCTATGGCCAAACTGAACATGAATGGGTGACCAGCCCCAAACAAGTGAAGAGGCCTTTCAACCGGCAAGTTCATTTTAGCCGCCATTATCATGTCAACAAGTAGGTCGAACAAGTACTGCTCCATAACTGGTGTTGGGCTTCCTAAAGCATGAATTTGGAAGGGCAGCTCTCCAACTTCCCTTGCTGATTTTGAAATTAAATCTGTGAATTTTCCGCCTTGAACAGGTCCAACCCAAAGTATGTCGTCTCTTTTTTTGATTTTCCATAACTCTTTAGCTCTAAGCAAAGTTTCTTCAACAGTTCTTTCCGCATTTTCACGCTTGACATCCCATCCAGTCGGCACATCGAGTATTACTGCAATATCGGTGTTTATGGCTTCTTGATACCGAACTATTTCTTCAGGTGAAACTTCAACGTCGCCATAAACTAGTATTTGATAGGCTCCAGAATCCGTCATTACTACTCCTTCAAATTCTAAAAGCTTATGGACGTCTTTCTCCGCAGTCTCCTCTCCG
Above is a window of Candidatus Bathyarchaeota archaeon DNA encoding:
- a CDS encoding 50S ribosomal protein L38e; this translates as MPKEVKDIDEFVELSERAEYCAVKRLKDCVKLKLRTRKYLYTLKVDPLKAEEVIKKMRCEIIEV
- a CDS encoding archaemetzincin family Zn-dependent metalloprotease, which produces MKVGILRIGQVENQALSHVKENLPKIFPKTECEIIPKTIPIPEKSYNSMRRQYHSSIILTEVKKLSEKTTYNRVLGITEADLYVPQLNFVFGQAECPGKAALISLFRLKPEFYGQTPDMKLFLERTLKEAVHELGHTLGLSHCKNPHCVMFFSNSILDTDRKGATFCKECQKIIERKIRG
- a CDS encoding MBL fold metallo-hydrolase, giving the protein MKTIPLKIGFLGATNEVGRAAIAVKTAKAQVLLDYGVMINHEPGFPMHVPPKEVDAIILTHCHLDHSGAIPIYHIHEKKPVYGTKLTFELTQVLIEDFIHLSGYYLPYEYLELKTMLRSCRNLKYRKEREIGDIKFQLLNAGHVPGSAQILLEVKDKRILYTSDFNPRKTRLLDGADQNYGELDVVIIESTYADEDHPDRAQMEKEFVNAVTEVVERGGTALVPAFSVGRAQEILCILAAHHFEYSVTLDGMAREVCRIMMNNTKFLRDPRLFLDAVHMANWVEGWKDRRKATKKPGVIVSPAGMLKGGPAAFYIQKVGKKSHNAVFLVSYQIPGTPGRELLEKGMCVIDGKVQKVKAEVRHFDFSSHAGASELKETIKKLEGNPKVFVVHGAEGNCEMFANWIRENIGLEASAPEAGETLKI
- a CDS encoding PHP domain-containing protein, with amino-acid sequence MIRIDLHVHTVYSGDSTINPKLLVELLNANSTVRAVAVTDHDTLEGYRRVKKLAKAYGELLIIPGIEVSTVEGHLIVLGVEEKPPYPLRAESLVDFAREREALLIVPHPYRVCGLGDFAKNLDVDAVEVLNFRASRFENELAKRLAQEMNLPGVAGTDAHRPDQLFRVYTEVYANPDLNSVLKAIKNGLVKTGDLKGYEFKY
- the tgtA gene encoding tRNA guanosine(15) transglycosylase TgtA — encoded protein: MNSRLMSYIIYKSDVWCSAKTMCFEIVERDLLARVGRLKTKSGKVETPVLLPVVNPNVQSIPPKEMLEKFGCKALITNAYILKKHFGEETAEKDVHKLLEFEGVVMTDSGAYQILVYGDVEVSPEEIVRYQEAINTDIAVILDVPTGWDVKRENAERTVEETLLRAKELWKIKKRDDILWVGPVQGGKFTDLISKSAREVGELPFQIHALGSPTPVMEQYLFDLLVDMIMAAKMNLPVERPLHLFGAGHPFMFSLAIALGCDMFDSAAYAIYAREDRYLTEYGTFRLEKLSWLPCSCPVCTKYDAKSLKETPKKEREKLLAEHNLYVCFEEIRKIKQAIVEGRLWEHLEMRCQSHPALLQALKRIGKYAEFIERHSPIIKRSGLFFFSHFDLNRPEIVRYRKRLAENYSPPKETKILVLLPQTREKPFHKSKEQKTFSKALKRKLGEKIKLLHICTYAAPFGVVPNELDEVYPLSQNELAFPLDEETLDYVAKQVAEFLKRTNYERIFLLENVEEWKGKIESSCTSICEKKGISLFTVKTKEWTKKTAEDLAELVANVMLEGRDAQ